The Diadema setosum chromosome 12, eeDiaSeto1, whole genome shotgun sequence genome has a segment encoding these proteins:
- the LOC140235918 gene encoding uncharacterized protein yields MKVHLFGATSSPGCANFGLKQIAKDHKELSMEAADFLTRNFYVDDGLKCESSEAEAIDLIQKTVSMCAKGNLRLHKFVSNSPEVTSSIPESERAAVAKTSLELGQQDATPIERALGLHWCIDSDEFCFRLTLKDRPLTRRGILATVASVYDPLGLIAPLVLVGRQILQEMCRSKMDWDHPVPDELRPRWEKWRQEMLKLDKVKIPRCFQPQDFGTPKEVELHHFSDASLTGYGQCSYVRLKNESGRVHCSLVMAKARVCPLKPTTIPRLKLQAATCSVKIANILDNELDYSSATHHFWTDSQVVLGYIHNETKRFHMYVANRVERIRQTSRPEQWNYVASAENPADHASRGLTTEEMLASNWLTGPKFLWKNEIPPQDVTAEVSPDDVEVKSATVHATQAKTFTSFEERLTRFSSLENALKAVAVIVKCSYRKKGLSIDEVEAKQVAERNLICAIQKEAFREERKQLDKSDSLATSKSNSLRQLDPFLDDHDLLRVGGRLKKSEMMYGERHPVILPKDSHLSKLLALHNHRRTAHQRRNLTINVIRSTLVGIG; encoded by the coding sequence ATGAAGGTCCATCTCTTCGGCGCCACTTCCTCCCCAGGATGTGCCAACTTTGGACTAAAGCAAATCGCGAAGGACCATAAGGAGCTCAGCATGGAAGCTGCTGACTTTCTTACAAGAAACTTCTACGTCGATGACGGTCTAAAGTGTGAATCTTCTGAAGCAGAAGCTATCGACCTCATTCAGAAGACAGTGAGCATGTGTGCCAAAGGTAACTTGCGTTTGCACAAGTTCGTTAGCAACAGTCCAGAAGTCACAAGCAGTATCCCTGAGTCTGAACGTGCTGCTGTTGCCAAGACTAGTCTTGAACTCGGCCAGCAAGACGCTACGCCCATTGAACGAGCACTCGGCCTACACTGGTGCATCGACTCTGATGAGTTCTGTTTCAGACTTACCCTCAAAGACCGTCCCTTGACAAGACGTGGGATTCTTGCAACAGTTGCCTCCGTCTACGATCCACTCGGTCTGATTGCACCCCTGGTTCTAGTTGGGAGACAGATTCTCCAGGAGATGTGTAGAAGCAAGATGGACTGGGATCATCCTGTTCCTGACGAGCTCCGTCCACGATGGGAAAAGTGGAGACAGGAGATGTTGAAACTCGACAAAGTGAAAATCCCCCGTTGCTTCCAACCACAAGACTTTGGAACTCCCAAGGAAGTTGAGCTGCACCACTTCTCAGATGCATCATTGACAGGATATGGTCAGTGTTCCTACGTGCGTCTAAAGAATGAAAGCGGTCGCGTCCATTGCTCCTTGGTTATGGCAAAGGCACGAGTATGTCCTCTAAAGCCAACAACGATCCCAAGACTAAAACTCCAAGCAGCTACTTGTTCAGTGAAAATTGCCAATATCCTTGACAATGAACTCGATTATAGTTCTGCCACACACCACTTCTGGACCGACTCACAAGTTGTTCTTGGCTACATACACAACGAGACAAAGCGCTTCCACATGTACGTTGCCAATCGCGTCGAACGCATCCGTCAGACCTCGCGTCCAGAACAATGGAACTATGTAGCCAGTGCAGAAAATCCTGCAGATCATGCATCTAGAGGATTGACGACAGAAGAAATGCTGGCATCAAACTGGCTCACAGGACCCAAGTTTCTTTGGAAGAATGAGATTCCTCCTCAAGATGTTACTGCAGAAGTCTCTCCAGATGATGTTGAAGTGAAATCTGCCACTGTTCACGCAACACAAGCAAAGACTTTTACGTCCTTCGAAGAAAGGCTGACGCGGTTCTCCAGCCTTGAAAATGCACTGAAAGCAGTAGCAGTCATAGTAAAGTGCTCTTACAGGAAAAAGGGTCTGAGCATTGACGAAGTCGAAGCCAAACAAGTAGCAGAGAGGAATCTCATCTGCGCAATCCAGAAGGAAGCCTTTCGTGAAGAAAGAAAGCAACTCGACAAATCAGATTCCCTAGCCACTTCAAAGTCCAACTCACTGAGACAGCTTGACCCGTTCCTAGATGACCACGATCTGCTACGGGTGGGAGGTCGGTTAAAGAAGTCAGAAATGATGTATGGTGAAAGACATCCTGTCATCCTACCAAAGGATAGCCACCTCTCTAAACTTCTCGCCTTACACAACCATCGAAGAACGGCACATCAAAGAAGGAATCTGACCATCAATGTCATCCGCTCTACACTAGTGGGTATCGGATGA